The following coding sequences are from one Capsicum annuum cultivar UCD-10X-F1 chromosome 3, UCD10Xv1.1, whole genome shotgun sequence window:
- the LOC107854421 gene encoding beta-glucosidase 11 isoform X1, with translation MLVVKQLEDLFKATLLVLIIVAVVADLPVVVSGVDDVRRTDFPDTFVFGAGSSAYQVEGAAFEDGRTPSIWDTFAHAGIYGGANADVSCDAYHKYKEDVKLMADMGLEGYRFSISWSRLIPNGRGLINPRGLQYYNNLIDELLNHGIQPHATLCHSDIPQALQDEYGGWMSRKIIDDFAAYADVCFKEFGDRVLYWTTLNEVNVFTIGGYDNGLTPPNHCSPPFGIKSCSTGNSSTEPYIVAHNILLAHSAAVRLYRGKYKSTQHGFVGLNLFAYRPLPYTNETADIIAVQRVYDFYVGWFANPLISGDYPDIMKKNVGSRLPKFTREESTQVKGAIDFIALNHYQTVHVKDSSSSLDSKIRDYNDDGAFEIIYTDEDSPPGQIEYPVTQPGLGDILEYLKQAYGNPPIYIHENGQLTRRNATLNDTSRVEYLQAYIGNLLDAMRNGSNVKGYFTWSFLDCFELFDAYGSAFGLYYVDLDDKDLTRYPKFSAYWYSNFLKGKDSKHTALVDIEDKLHSSQ, from the exons ATGCTGGTGGTGAAGCAGCTGGAAGATCTCTTCAAGGCAACACTgcttgttttgattattgtagCTGTTGTGGCGGACTTGCCGGTTGTAGTTTCTGGTGTTGATGATGTCCGAAGAACAGACTTCCCTGATACTTTCGTTTTCGGCGCAGGTTCTTCTGCTTATCAA GTTGAAGGGGCAGCATTTGAAGATGGAAGGACGCCTAGCATTTGGGACACATTTGCTCATGCTG GTATTTATGGAGGAGCCAATGCGGATGTATCTTGTGACGCATACCATAAATACAAG GAAGATGTAAAACTCATGGCTGATATGGGTTTGGAAGGGTACAGATTTTCCATTTCGTGGTCAAGACTTATTCCCA ATGGAAGAGGTCTGATTAATCCTAGAGGGTTACAGTATTACAACAATCTCATCGATGAGCTCCTCAATCATG GAATTCAACCACATGCGACTTTATGTCACAGTGATATTCCACAAGCACTTCAAGATGAATATGGGGGTTGGATGAGTCGAAAGATAAT CGATGATTTCGCTGCCTATGCGGATGTGTGCTTCAAAGAATTTGGTGACAGGGTTTTGTATTGGACCACCTTAAATGAAGTCAATGTGTTCACCATAGGCGGTTATGATAATGGGCTCACACCCCCAAATCACTGTTCCCCACCTTTCGGAATTAAATCCTGTTCCACAGGTAACTCTTCAACCGAGCCATACATAGTGGCTCATAATATACTACTTGCTCATTCAGCTGCCGTGAGACTATACAGGGGAAAATACAAG TCAACTCAACATGGTTTTGTGGGATTAAATCTCTTTGCATATCGGCCACTTCCTTATACAAATGAGACAGCTGATATAATTGCAGTACAACGAGTTTATGATTTCTATGTAGGCTG GTTTGCCAATCCCTTAATTTCTGGCGATTATCCTGACATAATGAAGAAGAATGTCGGCTCTAGATTGCCCAAATTTACAAGAGAAGAGTCTACGCAAGTTAAGGGCGCTATAGACTTCATAGCCCTGAACCATTATCAAACAGTACATGTCAAAGATAGCTCCAGCAGCCTTGATAGTAAAATCAGGGACTACAATGATGATGGAGCATTTGAAATTATAT ATACCGATGAAGATTCTCCACCAGGTCAG ATTGAATATCCAGTGACACAACCGGGGCTAGGAGATATATTAGAATACCTCAAGCAAGCTTATGGCAATCCACctatatatattcatgaaaatg GTCAATTGACAAGGCGAAATGCTACGTTAAATGATACAAGCAGGGTGGAATATCTGCAAGCTTACATTGGGAATTTGCTTGATGCTATGAG GAATGGATCAAATGTGAAAGGCTACTTCACGTGGTCGTTCCTAGACTGTTTTGAGTTATTTGACGCATATGGTTCGGCATTTGGCTTATACTATGTGGATTTGGATGACAAAGACTTAACTAGATATCCAAAGTTTTCTGCATATTGGTACTCTAATTTCTTGAAGGGAAAAGACTCCAAACATACTGCACTTGTTGATATTGAGGATAAACTACATTCTTCCCAATAA
- the LOC107854421 gene encoding beta-glucosidase 11 isoform X2 — MADMGLEGYRFSISWSRLIPNGRGLINPRGLQYYNNLIDELLNHGIQPHATLCHSDIPQALQDEYGGWMSRKIIDDFAAYADVCFKEFGDRVLYWTTLNEVNVFTIGGYDNGLTPPNHCSPPFGIKSCSTGNSSTEPYIVAHNILLAHSAAVRLYRGKYKSTQHGFVGLNLFAYRPLPYTNETADIIAVQRVYDFYVGWFANPLISGDYPDIMKKNVGSRLPKFTREESTQVKGAIDFIALNHYQTVHVKDSSSSLDSKIRDYNDDGAFEIIYTDEDSPPGQIEYPVTQPGLGDILEYLKQAYGNPPIYIHENGQLTRRNATLNDTSRVEYLQAYIGNLLDAMRNGSNVKGYFTWSFLDCFELFDAYGSAFGLYYVDLDDKDLTRYPKFSAYWYSNFLKGKDSKHTALVDIEDKLHSSQ; from the exons ATGGCTGATATGGGTTTGGAAGGGTACAGATTTTCCATTTCGTGGTCAAGACTTATTCCCA ATGGAAGAGGTCTGATTAATCCTAGAGGGTTACAGTATTACAACAATCTCATCGATGAGCTCCTCAATCATG GAATTCAACCACATGCGACTTTATGTCACAGTGATATTCCACAAGCACTTCAAGATGAATATGGGGGTTGGATGAGTCGAAAGATAAT CGATGATTTCGCTGCCTATGCGGATGTGTGCTTCAAAGAATTTGGTGACAGGGTTTTGTATTGGACCACCTTAAATGAAGTCAATGTGTTCACCATAGGCGGTTATGATAATGGGCTCACACCCCCAAATCACTGTTCCCCACCTTTCGGAATTAAATCCTGTTCCACAGGTAACTCTTCAACCGAGCCATACATAGTGGCTCATAATATACTACTTGCTCATTCAGCTGCCGTGAGACTATACAGGGGAAAATACAAG TCAACTCAACATGGTTTTGTGGGATTAAATCTCTTTGCATATCGGCCACTTCCTTATACAAATGAGACAGCTGATATAATTGCAGTACAACGAGTTTATGATTTCTATGTAGGCTG GTTTGCCAATCCCTTAATTTCTGGCGATTATCCTGACATAATGAAGAAGAATGTCGGCTCTAGATTGCCCAAATTTACAAGAGAAGAGTCTACGCAAGTTAAGGGCGCTATAGACTTCATAGCCCTGAACCATTATCAAACAGTACATGTCAAAGATAGCTCCAGCAGCCTTGATAGTAAAATCAGGGACTACAATGATGATGGAGCATTTGAAATTATAT ATACCGATGAAGATTCTCCACCAGGTCAG ATTGAATATCCAGTGACACAACCGGGGCTAGGAGATATATTAGAATACCTCAAGCAAGCTTATGGCAATCCACctatatatattcatgaaaatg GTCAATTGACAAGGCGAAATGCTACGTTAAATGATACAAGCAGGGTGGAATATCTGCAAGCTTACATTGGGAATTTGCTTGATGCTATGAG GAATGGATCAAATGTGAAAGGCTACTTCACGTGGTCGTTCCTAGACTGTTTTGAGTTATTTGACGCATATGGTTCGGCATTTGGCTTATACTATGTGGATTTGGATGACAAAGACTTAACTAGATATCCAAAGTTTTCTGCATATTGGTACTCTAATTTCTTGAAGGGAAAAGACTCCAAACATACTGCACTTGTTGATATTGAGGATAAACTACATTCTTCCCAATAA